Genomic DNA from Melopsittacus undulatus isolate bMelUnd1 chromosome 2, bMelUnd1.mat.Z, whole genome shotgun sequence:
gtggcctggcacatcagtcccacaggagTATGAGGCTCTAGTAGACGCTGACACATAGTGTACCTTAATGCTATCAAGAtatcaaggggtggaacccatttgtatttctggagtgacaggaggatcccaagagttaACTatactggaggctgaaatcagcctaaCCAGGAGGGAGTGGCAAAAGCACTCTACTGTGGCTGGTCCAGACACTCCATGCACCCTTGGCATGGACTATCCCAGGAAAGGGTATTTCAAAGACCCAAAAATGTACCAATGGGCTTTTgatattgctgctttggaggcagaggaaattgagcagctgtccaccttgcctggtctcttaAGAGGATCTTTTTATTGTGGGGTGAAGGTCGAAGATCAAGTGCCAATTGTGACAACAACAGTGCACCAGCAGCAATTTTGAACCAACCAAGACttcctgattcccatccataagctgatccaTAGACTGCAGAGTCAGGAAGCGATCGAGGTCAACCCCTCAgcttttggagtcggggatacagaggatctgaggccagctatgCCCCAgctgagaaagagatactggtagcctatgaaggggttcaagctgcttcagaagtgattggcactgaagcacagctcctcctggcaccccagtTGCCCATGCTGGgatggatgttcaaaggcaggatctcctctacacatcatgcagcCGAAGCTTcatggagtaagtgggctgtactaattacacaacgagctcgaacaggaaatcccagttgtccAGGAGTTCTAGAAGTCATCACAtactggccagagggcaaagattttggaatgtcaccagaggaggaggtgatgcatgACGAAGAGGCCTCACCAtgtaataaactgtcagaaagtgaaaagcagtatgccttgtttactgatgggtcctgcaatattgtgggaaagcatcggaggTGGAAGGGTACTGTATGGAGTCTCTgacaacaagttgcagaaactgctgaaggagagggtgagtcgagtcagtttgctgaggtgaaagccatccagatggctttggacattgctgaatgagaaaagtggacCTTAcctctatactgactcatggatggtggcaaatgccctgtgggggtggttgcagctATGGAAGCAGACCAACTGGTAACACAGaagtaaacccatctgggctgctgcactgtgctgcCCAGATGCAGAGCCTGGTGATGAAGGTACGCCAcgtagatgctcatgtacccaagagttgggccactgaagaacaccagaacaaccaacaagtgcATAAAGCTgttaagattgaagtggctcagatggacttagattggcaacataagggtgaatcATTTTTAgcccagtgggcccatgacacctcAGGCCATCAAGGCACAGATGCAACATATAGATGGGCTCATGGTTGAGGGGTGggcttaacaatggacactattcACAAGGTTATTCGTGAGcgtgaaacatgtgctgcaattaagcaagccaagtggttaaagcctctttggtatggagggcgatggctgaagtacaaatatggggagaCCTGGCAGATTtattatatcacactcccaccaacctaCCAAAGCaagtgccatgtgcttaccatggtggaagcaacccccggatggctggaaacatacgctgtgccccacgccactgcctggaacactatcctgggacttgagaaacagattttgtagtgacacagcaccccagagagaactgagtcagaaaATAGGACTCAATTCCGGAACAGCCTTACAGACACTagggccaaagagcatggcattgagtgggtgTATCACATCCcttaccatgcaccagcctctgggaaaattgaaaaGTACAATAGGcagttaaaaactacactgagagcaatgggtggtggactttcaaacattgggaaacacatttaccaaaagccacctggttggtcaacaccagaggatctgccaacagggctggcccagcccagtcagaacttttacatactgcaGAAGGGCATAAAGTTCCTGTGGGTGCATATAAGGAATTTGCTGgagaagacagtctgggttattcctgcttcaggtaaaggcagaCCCACTCTTGGGATTGCTTTCACTCAGGGACCCAGATACACTTGGTGGCTAATGTGGGAAGATGAGGAAGTCCAGTATGTACCTCAAGGAGATTTAATGTGGGGGGGGAAACAGccaatgaatcacagaatcacagaatcccaagggttggaagggaccttgaaagatcatctagtccaacccccctgcaagagcagggtaacctagagtacatcacacaggaacttgtccaggcgagccttggatatctccaacataggagactccacaatccccctgggcaacctgttccagtgctctgtcactctcacagtaaagttcttcctgatgttaacatggaacctcctatgctcgagtttacacccattgccccttgtcctaccactggatataactgaaaaaagcctagctccagCATCCTGACACACAccttttacatatttgtaaacactgatgagatctcccctcagtctcctccaagctaaagagactcagctccctcagcctctcctcataagggaggtgttccattcccttaatcatctttgtggctctgcgctggactctttcaagcaattccctgtccttcttgaactgaggggcccagaactggacgcaatattccagatgcggcctcaccaaggcagagtagagggggaggagaacctctcttgccctactaaccacaccctttctaatgcaccctaggatgccatttgccttcttggccacaagggcacattgctggctcatggtcatcctcctatccaccaggacccccagctccctttccccttcactactttccagcaggtcaacccccaacctgtactggtacatggggttgttcttccccagatgcaagactctacacttgctgTTGTTGagtttcatcaagtttctccctgcccaactctccagcctgtccaggtttcgctgaatggcaacacagccttctggtgtgtcagccactcctcccagtttagtgtcatcagcgaacttgctgagggtacactcagttccctcatccaggtcgttgatgaaaacattaaacagcactggtcccagcaccgacccctgagggactccactggtcacagacctccagctagattctgccccattgaccacaactctctgccttcttcctttcaaccagttcttgatccacctcactacctgatcatcaagcccacacttccttagcttatctatgagaatgctatgggagacagtatcaaatgccttactgaaatcaagaaaaaccacatctaccgctctaccatcatccctccacctagtcacttcctcatagaaggctataaggttggtcaaacatgacttccccctcataaaaccatgttggctgttcttaatgaccccgtcatccttgatatgcctagagatggagtcaagaataagttgttccatcacctttccagggacagaggtaaggctgactgatctataattacccgggtccttcttcttgcccttcttatagactggtgtgacatttgccatcttccagtcctcaggcacctctcccgttttccacgatttaccaaagatgatggagagtggcctagcaatgacctccgccagctccctcaacacccgtgggtgcattccatccgaACTCAATCGTATGCTGTCGCCTGCTATATAacacttttatagcccatcaGCTAGATGTCCGTCTCCACCACTCTGGGCTTTGAAAAGAAGATGTGTGCTGTCATGATCGTCAGCAGAGAATAAAGTCATcggaaaagccagcagcagcagcagaactgtcctCAGGTCACCATCAACTGACTCTGACATCTCTCTGATCATCAGCCCAAcgaagaatgaactttgatgaaaccagatgagctcagcagtgaccagatgaGTTCAGTGGTGTCTTCACCCCGCAACAACCCAACACTACACACTGTCCCTCCTGtcctgaaagactgttacaagagatggagcctgacatgaTGGAATTACCTCAGCAACTTTATAGGGATTGATCCGTGGAGTATGGAATGGTATCTGTCTCTTTCTGTGTGTGCGAgggtgtatttatatatatctgGGACAAAAAGTGAtgttatactgaaaaaaaagtctgagcatgatgtgaatggtatggaataagggatGGATACTGCCCggggttcagctgtaacagtaatttctctccttcctagtagctggtgcagtgctgtgattttgactttcatctgagaacaatgctgttAACAGTGCTTTAGTTGCTCCTAtgtaatgcttaccctgatgaaggtcttttcagtctctcatgctctgtcagtgaggaggggcatgtgaaaccagaaggaagcagagacaggacacttgacccaaactaggtAAAGATGTATTCACAGCACaccatgcccagtatataaactgggggagttacctggaaggccaaGATTGCTGCTCGGATCATCAGATATTCCTGCTGGGTATCAGTGGTGAACAATTGTattctgcatcactgctgtttattgttttctttcctttcccctttgaGTTTCATATActttccccttgttatttccattatcgtcgttattattggtggtatcaGTAGTGGtcttgtgttataccttagttattggactgttcttatctcagcctgtgggagtttgattttggaacaagtccagaggagggccacgaggatgatcagggaactgaagcacctcccatatgaggataggctgagaaagttggggctgttcagcatggagaagagaaggctgtgtacAGATctcattgcagccttccagtatctgaagggaggctacagggatgctggggatggattattcattagagactgtagtgactggacaaggagtaatgggttaaaacttaaacaggggaagtttagattggatataaggaagaagttctttactatatgggtggtgaggcactggaatgggttgcccagggaagttgtgaatgctgaagtgttcaaggccaggctggacagagccttgggtgacacggtttagtgtgaggtatccctgcccatgacaggtgggttggaactagatgatcttaaggtccttaccaaccctgactattctatgattctatgattatcttccccatctctctggaGAGGGAGTTGGAAGATAAGAACCGAGGGAGGGAGCAAACAAGTGGCTGTGTTgctctgagttactggctgggcttaaattaTGATACACACAGACAGGATTCTGTAGGCAATTAAGAGAAATCTCTGGATAGGTAGCTCTTGTCCATCTGGGAGATTGACATTTCCCACACCTCAGCTGGCAATACCATACTGTCACTGCTAGGACAAGTGAGGCTGAGGAATTCCTGAAGTTTGGGGAAGGAAGTTTCTTTCCACAAGTACTCAGTGAGCCAACTAGGAAAGGTGCCCTCCTAGACTTGCTGTTTGTGAATCAAGAGGCATGCATGCTAGGTGTGATGGTAGGAGGCTGTCTTGGCCACCCTAATCCCAAAGACCTTGAGCTCAAACTTTTGGGTGTCATGAGGGAAAAGTTCAGCAGAGTTGTTAACCTGGGGAAGCTGCAGAGGGACCTACTTGGCAGGATCTCCTGGGCATGAGCTTTTGAGGACTTAGGGGACCAGGATAGCTGCTTCGCTTTTAAAGAACCAGCTTTTgaaagcacaggagcagcaatCCCATCTTGTCAATGGAAGTCAAGCAGGTGAAGCAGGAGAGCAGCTTGGAACTCCTCCTGGAACTGGGGTGGGAACAGAAATTGTGTGCTCTCCAGAAGCAAGGTGGAGCTTCTCAGGGAGACTACTGAGCTGTGGCTCACACATGGAGGGAGACACTAAGGAAGGCCAAAGCTCAGCTAGAGATGAAACTGGTCAGTGTTCTATCAGACTACAACAAAAAGCTTTCTCAAGTATGCTAATAAGAAGTGGAGGCCTAAGGAAAGTATTGGACTGATACTTTATGAAGATGGCCACTGAAAAGTGGGTATGAAGAAAAGACAGAGGCATTTAATGCTTTAgcattgcctcagtcttcagtgtGCATGGTAGACCTGGGGCTCCCCAGGTCCTGTGAGTCAGAAgaccatggctgcaggagctgtgacTTTCCATTGGTGGACACTGCAGTTGTAAGGGAGCAGTCCTTGGGTCTGGAGCTGGACATGGGCATCCTGGGGAGAGACCCAAAGGGCTCCGCCCCACCTGGGCCAACAGGTTCCAGAACCGAGGTTACCATGGTGTTTGGTACTAACACAGTGCTGACCCGGCAACGGCTCCAGTGCCTGCACGGACGGTGCTGCAAGTAGCAGCACCAGCGGCACTTGGGGGTATTTCTCTCTTGTGGAGGAGCGCTCCCATTCTGAGCATTAGGAGAGTTTTTATTTGCCAGTCCTCTCGTGCCCTGTCACGATGgggcagtggctctgctgctccgGGTCCAGGTGGGTTCCATCACAGCTCAGGGACACACCAGCACAGCCGGGCCCCACAGCAGCCGCCTTGCTCATGTCTGATGCTGTCTGCCTTGCAGGGATGACCCTGGCCCAGATGAGCTCTGCGAGCCTGACCAGATGTTGCCTGAGCCACTGCTCAGGGAGCATGTGCGGGTGACCCAGGGAGGTggccagaggaagaagagggaccTCCTCCTCTTCAAGGACAAGCTGGTCATCGCCAAGACCAAGTAAGGCATCCAAAGCCCATCTGCATTTCCTCCCAAGCCCTGACCCTGGCACCAGGGCACCAGAGCAGGGACAGCCAATGAGCAGCCCCAGGGCCCCAGCACCCTGGTGATGGATGCACCTGTggccatgcccatggcaggcaggcaCAAGAGGGAAGCTGGCAATGGGCTCGGCCACCTCCAGCTCACTCCCTGCCACTCCTCTCTGCAGACGTGGCAGCACCCCATGCCCGCTGCTCTCCCTGGCCCTGGGCCTGCTCCAGGTGCTGAGCAGCGGGAAGGGCTCCACTGGCGatgctgctgaggaggaggaggaggaagggaaggccTCCAGCTCCCTTGTCTTCCTCTGGCCCTGCGGCTCCTGTGTTGTCACCTTCTGGTGAGTCCCAATTCAATGTCCCACCAGAGGGGtgggcagctcctctgccctgccccatggggCATCATctgctggggcacagcaggCACTCAGactgtttctcctctcttttggCAGCTCCCGAGTAGTGAAGGACCTCTGGGTCAGCGCCCTCCTTGGGTAAGCCCttgcctggcactgcagcatgGGCTGCCCATGCTCCCATCATTGGGGGATGCTGCATGAGTGGCATCCAAACAATCAGGAAACACCTCTACTGAGCTGGGCTGAAGTGCCCCACAGCTGCCGGCAGAGGCGTCCCACAAATGCAGacagaggtgtccctgcagctGCAAGCAGAGGTGCCCAAAAGCTGAAGGCAGAGGTGTCACCCCTGCCGAGCAGGCACAGTTGGCAGAgctgcttcatccagctgtgtCCAGCCAACACCTGTCCAGCCCCATCCTCGCCACTGCCCCTGCTCCCACTCCACTGCCAGGCTGTCCCAGCAGTTCCTGTCAGTGTGGAAGTGCTCCtcaggctggcagcagggggAAGAGCTGGCTTGGGTCTCACACAGCTctttctctgccccttccccaTGCACAGACCACCGGAAGGAGTTAGGGGAGCCCATGTGACCCAGCTGCCTTCCATAAGGATGGTTCTGAAGGAGCTGAGTGGCCGCCATGCTGTGAGTGTCcgtcctgcctctgctctgtccccagggcctgccccagcccagcatcagctgTATCGCTCCTCACCttctgctcttttttccttGCTCAGGGGACGACCCTGGATGCcggcagcctggagaagctgctccagcGCCAGGCTCAGGTCAGGGTCCCTTGAGGTGCAatctcccccatccccacctctcACGCAGCCAGGGGCTGATGCAGCTCTCCAGGGGCCCTTTCTGCTGTGGGGCTCCTTGGTGAGCACAGCCCATTTCTTGCAGGCTGGTGccaggcagctgccagcaagTGAAGGCGGATGTGGCCACGTGGATGGTGAGTATGGAGAAGACAGGGGCAGGATGGcccttctctcctgctcttgcaggcagGCACATGTGCAGCAATGGGGCTGCCACTGCCCTTCCTTCAGGGCATGTGCATCCCCAtcactctgcagcaggagagagctGAGCCCCGGAGCCCCTCTTTCCCAAAAGACAATGCCTCTCGCATGCCCTCGGTGATGGGGAGACAGTACTGAGGGAGTCTGGGAGCATTCTCCTGGTGCTTCTCCTCCACAgctctttgctctgtttcccTTGGCAGCAGGCGGGACCTGCAGGAGCAGGCGGAGGCTGCCCTGGCCATTGGCACGGCCAGGGACCTCGGCTGCCTTAGGGGCACCAGGGCCATCGGGCTCTACTGCTGTGGGAGCTCTGTTTGGCAGGCCCCTGGCAGATCTGCTCAGCCAGGATGGCATGCTGCCACAGCCCATCCAGGTGAGCCAGCCTGGCtggggtgtccccatcccaccccatcccatcacatcctgccagctcctccatAGAGAGGCTGTTTCCAGCACCTACCTCAGGGCCTGTCTCCAGCCCAGCATCTCTCCTCCCCTGTGCCCTCAggacctgctggctctgctcagtGAGCACGGCACATCCACAGAGGGGATATTCCggctggcagccagccagcGTGCCTGCCGGGAGGTCAGGGAGGCCCTGGACAGCGGGGTTCCAGTGCAGCTGGAAACCCAgcccgtgctgctgctggctgtcctcctgaaggtgagccctgctgacccacagccctgcagctccgGGCTCTCTTGGTGCTGATGGGCACCTGCGGGAGCACAAGCAgaaacccagctgcctgctcatgaGCCAGAtggctggggatgctgcgggTGCTCCTGGGAGCAGTGGCCAAAGCCTCACGTGGagcccttggcactgcaggacctcCTCCGGAATATCCCCTCTAAGCTCCTCAGTGTCCACCTTTATGAGGAGTGGATGGATGCCATGGAGaagaccagcaggcaggagaggctggcagcACTGAAAGAGTAAGTATGGCAGCATCCAGTAGGgactggcacaggctgggacTCCAATGCAAAGCAGTGGCCTGCCTGAAATAGCCATAGGCTCCTGCAagccacctcctgctgctgtggggtttaTGTTTGGGGGGAAAGAGGCACCGAAAAGCTTTTCTCTCTGGGGATAACTTCCCACAGGCACTGGGGCTTGCTCCAACAAGGGACTCTTTCAGAagggcagggaggcagggaggtggcCGTATCTCAGCAAAGGCAGTCCCTCTGCTGTAGAGCAGGTGGTGGCCTTGGGTGAGATCAGCCTGGGAGACCTGTGTTGTCAACACGGACTTCATTAATGCTGTGCTCCTGTTCCCTCAGGGTGGCCAGCAAGCTCCCTGAGgccaacctgctcctgctgcggcAGCTGCTGTCGCTGCTCAGCGGCATCAGCAAGAGCGTGGCCACAACCAAAATGACTGCTGGGAACCTGGCCATCTGCCTGGCCCCAAACCTCCTGAGCCCACCCCAGGAGCTGCCCCTGGATGTCCTGgctcaggagacagggaaggtaTGCTGTGTTCACCACCCGGCTACAGCATCCCCAGCCtagcccagcccagctttgctgcttcgAGGGTCCTGGCTTCCTCCTCCCATCAGCAAAGCCATGGGACAGCACCTGGgaagagcagccccacagctgcaccttcctgcacagaagcttgggtcaggctgggaaaggtTGTTTGAGCCCTCATCAGCCCCGTCAGTGAAACCAGTggtttgctgtgtgcaggtgaccCAGCTTGTTGAGTTCCTCATCAACCACCACGAGGAACTCTTTGGTGAGCAGGTGGCCAGGGTGGCCAACGAGGGGGCCGAGGAGACACCAGCACcacaagcagagctggaaacagcagaggtaagtGAAGTGCACGAGCAGTGTGACAAAAAAAGGCTCCCCTCTCAGAaggtggggctgctgccacagcagggacaaGCACGGTcatccaccagcctgcagctctgccaaagTGCAGAGCAAGGCTGATACAGGTTGGCCATCCCGCTTTGTGAGATTGTCCCACCACAgctggctcagctgagctgagcaaacccatCCAAGGGATGTGCCTTTTAGAGCCAGGGTAGCAATTGTGCAGGGAGGTCCTTTTCCCCTGCTAACCTACATGTTTGCATTGCAGGTGCCTCCTGTTGCTCCAGAGAGTGAACAGCAGAGGAGTTTTTCGGGGCAGAAAAGGTAAAAGTGCCTGGCTTTGCTTGGTTCAAGGTAATCATGGCTTCACCTGTCTAACAATACTATTGAATTGAAAGGTTCCCAGGTCCTTCGCATAACACCAGGAAGCGAagagcagcctgggaagagggCAGCGACGGGCCACCGTGCCCGAAGAAGATCAGAACTGAGCTGTCCGGGATGGGCGACTGAAGAAATACAAGCAGGGGAAGAACAAGGCACCCAGGTATGTAGCAGAGTCTGTGCTCCATCTTTTTGCCAAGCTCTGAGTATAGGAAACATTTCTGAGGTGCACAGGATGGTCCTGGACAGGCGGAACATGTATGTCAGGAGAAACATACTATCCCAGCATTGCCTGCCAACCTGTGATTTTAGTATGGCAGAGCAAGGGtatgctgctgcttgggttttggaaaAGACCATATCCCAGCTTGCCAGGctccctgctgagccctgctgcctgaCGAGGAGCACTGCACATCTCTGTCAACTTCCCATGCTCTGAAGTTGTCACATGTGCTGAGAAGGAACCAAAGCAGCACTGTAGTTACCAGTAAGGAGCCAGTAAGGAGCCTCTCTCCTGTGCTAGCAATGATCCTTTTTACAGCATAGTTCCAAAAAACACAGGAGCCAAGTCccacctgctcctgccctcatggCTTCATCAGCGCTTTCTGACTCTTCTCTTGTAGGTGCCTGTTTACCACTTCGATTCCCCTCATGCACCCTGCTGCCCGGGCTTGGATTTCCACCCTGCGGCCCCAGTACCACCTCGGCAGCAGTGAGGACAGAACCACCatgtccttctgctctggatGGAAGGTTCCATCACATCTCCCTGGAGCCAGAGCAGCGCCCtcagacccatcccagcccttgcAGGAGGCCTTGCTGACTCActc
This window encodes:
- the LOC117438989 gene encoding T-cell activation Rho GTPase-activating protein-like — encoded protein: MLPQPIQDLLALLSEHGTSTEGIFRLAASQRACREVREALDSGVPVQLETQPVLLLAVLLKDLLRNIPSKLLSVHLYEEWMDAMEKTSRQERLAALKEVASKLPEANLLLLRQLLSLLSGISKSVATTKMTAGNLAICLAPNLLSPPQELPLDVLAQETGKVTQLVEFLINHHEELFGEQVARVANEGAEETPAPQAELETAEVLRITPGSEEQPGKRAATGHRARRRSELSCPGWATEEIQAGEEQGTQVPVYHFDSPHAPCCPGLDFHPAAPVPPRQQ